CGAACCAAAGATGTAGTCTCATCGATTGCAGTATCTTCCTCGGGAAATTGCATATTAGCCACCACCTAAATAACACACAATATATGCTTATAAGTGCAACTCTCTCTATAGAATATCTAGCTATGATTTAAATCGTCGGGAATAGGACCTACTGTTGATAAGTTAAACGAAAAGGGTGTTTGTTTGATAAGAATTACATAAGCAGAATTTTTTCACGTATCTACAAAATGAATCATAGTAACTACGGAGACAACAAAAGCTGGtaatatatcatttgtAAATACATGACCTTAATTCAACGACTAAAGGAAGTCATATATCAGTATTTACTGACATTTAGGGAGCCTGAAAGACAGCTTTCCTCGCGGCAAAAATGGGTGCTTGGGTTGATAAATTTGTCTTCTGTGGTTATTTTTTGGGTGCTATCGTCCTTTTTAgtgaatgatttatttgaaacagACATTTATAGAAAGCCATTCTTTATCACATATCTTAACACTGCTTGTTTCAGTTTCTATCTTATTCCGTACatgaaatataataatgtcAGTGCATCGGATTTTATCCGGAGATTGAAAGCAGACTACGGCAAGGGATACATGAAACTTGATACGGAGGATAGAGGAGAGTCCAATATCGATTATGGGTCGAACGATGACTTGACAAATTTAGAGACGGAGTATACTTCGAGATTAGAAAGTGCAaaatatgatgatattgGGTTATACGAGAGCGTAAAGTTATCACTACAATTCATAATGCTTTGGTTTTCGGCGAATTTGGTGACGAATTCTTCGTTGTCATATACTTCGGTTGCGTCCCAGACAATTCTTTCGTCGACGTCGTCGTTTTTCACCTTGATTATCGGGTTTATGTATTCaatagaaaaaattaacCAGAATAAGATTGTTGGCATCCTTTTGAGTTTCACAGGGGTTTTAATTATTACCAAAATAGATACATCTTCGAACAACCCATCTGATTCAAATACGGCCATTTTAGCGGGAAATTTACTTGCGTTGCTGGGTGCATTGATATACGGAATTTACACGATTTTgcttaaattcaaaattacgatcaaaaattcaataagaGAAAGAAACCTAGACACTCACCtattttttggttttgtTGGAGTATTCAACACTTTTTTATTATGGCCTATCATaattattcttcattttaCAGACATTGAAAGGTTCGAATTACCCTCGAATAATAGGACGATAAGCTTGTTATTGACGAATGCACTTATAACATTTATTAGTGATTTTTGTTGGTGTAAAGCAGTATTGTTGACAAGCCCATTAACAGTTACTGTCGGTTTATCAATGACGATTCCATTGGCCATGGTTGGTGATTGGATACTTAAAGGGTTCTCAGTGAACTGGTGGTACTTGTTTGGTGCGTTTATTGTGACAGTTGGGTTCTTGGTTATCAATAAAGACGAAAAGGATGACTTTGTTACTAATCGTGAAACTCATGAAGAAATTCAGTAAAGTATAGATATGTATTTAAATCGATAAAACCCGAGaaattttgtgtaatattAGTCTTTCAAATAGAAAAAAGTTATGCTCTATCTAAATCAGTTCTTTCTTAAGCTAATACAATGATATACAGAGGCTTTATATCGCTTATAGCGGTATTCTCTTTCATCTCTATTGTTTATAGTGATTCATTCAATGCACAAGCTTTGACGAAAAAATCTTTGGAATCTCCCAATTTTATCATTCCAATAACTCAATCAGACTTGTCAGGTTTAGCAGAAGAACGGGACTATTATACATTGTTGGTTTTGACATCCACAGATCCAAAAAATGGATGTGGTACTTGTGAAAATTTGGATCGTGTTATTAGAAGAGTAGCAGAATCTTGGTTTGCTGATTATTCCTTATCaaactttttattttttgtcaatattgatttggCCGATAAGTCAAATGCaaatttgttcaattaCCTAGGAATAAATACAATTCCTCACATATGGCTTATTCCTCCAAGCAAGAGTACATCCAACATAAATTATAAGGACGACAATGGATATGGAATACTAAGCGAACCtcatttaatattcaaactTCCAATGACTGGAATCGAGAAGCAAGTCAAAGAATTAACGAAGTTTATATCTCTGACTCTACATAAGACGATTCGTGTCAAACAAGAACAAccatttgaaaaatttgtaTTGGCTTTCGGGCTTacattttctttgattttgataattaaGAAAAGAGGGCCAAAGATTGTCACTAATCTTACgaagaaaaatatctaCAAAGCCCTTGTGATTATAGCAATAATAGCATTTACATGTGGCTACAATTTTACAGTCATGGAAAAGGTTCCGTTTATTGCCAAAGATGACAATAACAATATCGTTTACATTAATGGagtatttcaatatcaatttggAATAGAGGTTATTATAATCGGTCTTAACTACTTGGGGTTGGCATCAAGTTTAATCAATCTAATCTACCTAGGTCATTACAAAGTCAATTCTACCAGCACAATTCCAAGTGAACATACGAAAAGTCTTTgcatttttatcaatatcttaATAATCTACGTATTGTCGAGTTGTTTAACCAGTGCATTTATAAGAAAGGAACCTTATTACCCATATCACTTCTCTAGATTATTTTAGTTGATATTAGACTTATGTATGGTAGCTTAAATAGACCAACCTCATTAGTAACACAAAACGCGTAACTCCAGTTTGTAAGTGAAGATGAACATAATATTCAGATCAACAATCCATTTGCTTGTGGTTCTTTAGCCTTAAAAATGTCAGATGTATCATTTATAGCTAAGCGTTCACTGGAATCCAATGAACAGCTAGGTCTGAAAAAGTCAAAGCTTATTACTGACTTTTTTCAACTGAAGTCAATAGACACTACTGGAactatcaataaatcaacGTCAATTGAATCTACCAATGATCAGGAAAAGCATACGACAAATATACCAGCATGGAATGAAACTATTAATAaacatgaaaaatataCGATAAGTACCAAGATCGATAAAGATAACTCAAATGTTTCAGACGAAGATAGATACGCTGAGTTCTGTGCCGAAcataatttcaataaagaagaatgggTTGACTCTTTGACTACAGAAGAGAAAGACCTCTTAGACCTAGAGattaaatatttgcatATTACGTGGTTAGTATTTTTGCACAAAACAATAACCAGACCATactttttaaaattaaaacaGTTTTTAAAATCACAGTCAGGCAAAACGATTTTCCCTCCAAAAGAACAAATCTATTCATGGTCCCATTATACTCCATTACCTTCTATCAAATGTCTTGTATTGGGCCAAGATCCATATCATAATTTCAACCAAGCGCATGGTCTAGCATTCTCAGTCTTAGAGCCAACTAGACCCCCTCCATCTCTATTGAATATCTACaaaactttgaaaattgattatcCCGATTTCATTATTCCTGAGTATCAAGTATTGGCCAAACAAGGTAACCCCGGTGGAGGTAATTTGACCAAGTGGGCCAAACAAGGTGTGCTATTATTGAATGCTGTATTAACCGTTGGGTGTCAT
The nucleotide sequence above comes from Debaryomyces hansenii CBS767 chromosome A complete sequence. Encoded proteins:
- a CDS encoding DEHA2D01650p (similar to uniprot|P12887 Saccharomyces cerevisiae YML021c UNG1 uracil-DNA glycosylase), with protein sequence MSDVSFIAKRSSESNEQLGSKKSKLITDFFQSKSIDTTGTINKSTSIESTNDQEKHTTNIPAWNETINKHEKYTISTKIDKDNSNVSDEDRYAEFCAEHNFNKEEWVDSLTTEEKDLLDLEIKYLHITWLVFLHKTITRPYFLKLKQFLKSQSGKTIFPPKEQIYSWSHYTPLPSIKCLVLGQDPYHNFNQAHGLAFSVLEPTRPPPSLLNIYKTLKIDYPDFIIPEYQVLAKQGNPGGGNLTKWAKQGVLLLNAVLTVGCHKANSHARQGWETFTEEILKTAINYYNKEQSNGFVIMAWGTPAQKRISNFNSLLNSNKFLVLKTVHPSPLSARRGFFDSKVFKNCNEWLNENGNSKIDWGLIDGNVVL
- a CDS encoding DEHA2D01628p (weakly similar to uniprot|P48439 Saccharomyces cerevisiae YOR085w OST3 Gamma subunit of the oligosaccharyltransferase complex of the ER lumen) — protein: MIYRGFISLIAVFSFISIVYSDSFNAQALTKKSLESPNFIIPITQSDLSGLAEERDYYTLLVLTSTDPKNGCGTCENLDRVIRRVAESWFADYSLSNFLFFVNIDLADKSNANLFNYLGINTIPHIWLIPPSKSTSNINYKDDNGYGILSEPHLIFKLPMTGIEKQVKELTKFISSTLHKTIRVKQEQPFEKFVLAFGLTFSLILIIKKRGPKIVTNLTKKNIYKALVIIAIIAFTCGYNFTVMEKVPFIAKDDNNNIVYINGVFQYQFGIEVIIIGLNYLGLASSLINLIYLGHYKVNSTSTIPSEHTKSLCIFINILIIYVLSSCLTSAFIRKEPYYPYHFSRLF
- a CDS encoding DEHA2D01606p (similar to uniprot|Q03730 Saccharomyces cerevisiae YML018c); the protein is MTLIQRLKEVIYQYLSTFREPERQLSSRQKWVLGLINLSSVVIFWVLSSFLVNDLFETDIYRKPFFITYLNTACFSFYLIPYMKYNNVSASDFIRRLKADYGKGYMKLDTEDRGESNIDYGSNDDLTNLETEYTSRLESAKYDDIGLYESVKLSLQFIMLWFSANLVTNSSLSYTSVASQTILSSTSSFFTLIIGFMYSIEKINQNKIVGILLSFTGVLIITKIDTSSNNPSDSNTAILAGNLLALSGALIYGIYTILLKFKITIKNSIRERNLDTHLFFGFVGVFNTFLLWPIIIILHFTDIERFELPSNNRTISLLLTNALITFISDFCWCKAVLLTSPLTVTVGLSMTIPLAMVGDWILKGFSVNWWYLFGAFIVTVGFLVINKDEKDDFVTNRETHEEIQ